The genomic stretch CGCTCGTTGAGTACCTTGATGCGAAGATCTATCTCCAAGTACTCGCGGATGGCTTCGTACAAAGGATGCAGCGTGGGCTCCGAGTCCCAGAAGAAATTAGGCACGTCGAGAATATTTGATGCTATTATGCATCGTTAGCTCATTGGAAACATCACTGCGCACTCGGTCATACGCAAAGAAAGGGGTTGATGGAAGGTATACTTACAGAGGTTGATATCCACACGGCTTTTGAAGAGCCGACCGATAATTTTGACAATCTCGGTCCTCGTCATGCCCAGTTCTCCTGTCAGGGCCAGAGTTTTAGGCACATGCTGTGCATCAAGCATCGTCTCAATCATTCTCTCTTCAAAAAAGCAGAGTTTGGTGCTCTGAGCAATTGCATGGCTGATAGTCAACTTGATCATGTGGTCTGATCGGGGTAGCAGTGTGATCATGTCGTTGAATATCCGCGGCCGCTGCACGTCGGGGCTGTATTCAAAATGGAACTCTTCAGTCTCGTAGTCGCCTTGATCCAGAGGTCTTGAGAGCAGATTGACACCGTCTTCAGCATCGGCAAATGTTAGATCCGCGAGGATATCCTTTTCTTGGTGCTCTGTAAAATTCCAGAACACAACGACTCCGTAAGAGTAAACGAACATCTCTGCAAAGTTCTTTGCCTCCGGTGCAAGGCGATTCATATGGGAGGGAAGACCATCGTCTACAGGAGGATATGAGCTCTGCGGTGACAAAAGGCCATCATCGGGCGATAAAGGGTGGTCAGAAAAGGCAGACGGTCTTCCCTGGCCATCGCCGGAACCTTCGGTGGCGGACGTATAGGCGTCGTGATCAAAGTAGCCTTCATGGTGATCCCGTTGTTCACTACGCTCAATTTCCAGATCAAGGACTGTTTTCCCCGTTCCAGGGGTCTTTAGTATTGGCCGGCTCCGTACTCTGTAACCTTCGATCCCGTTCATCAGCGGAAGAGCATAGATGGCGTAGAGGCAGTCGTCGTAGAGTTTGGTCTTAGCCtcgtgcttcttcttcaaaaactCTGCCGTCTCCTTTGTTTTGAATGCTTGTGCAGTGCAGTATGCCGTCAGCCGGCTGACTTTGTCTGTCCTCTGCAGCTTGGGCAGCCGTTCTGCATAGCTCTTCCCGCGAATGCCTCCCCTTTTGCGAAGCACATCTAGCTCCTCGTCTCTGAGTGGCCGTCCAGCCTCGTCCTGTAATCTCAGGTTGGCCGCTGCCTCTCCTTCCAattcctcatcctcttcattccCTTCGTCGGTGACAGGTAACAGGACCAGCTTTTCACTAATCTTGGTCGTCCGCGAGGGGATTGGTTTGCCAGTCCGGGACGGGACGCTGGGCAGGCCACCAGTTGATATGCGTCGAACATTGGGGGCGATCCCGCCGGATGTATGCGGCCTCTGTGCTGGCATGGGCGGCCCTCGAGGCTGTCCCGATGGGATCTGCGTGTCGTGCTGTAGGATGTTGTCAACCGTCATGAACCGCATCGGCGTCCGTCCAGGGGTTCCAGACGACGTGCCAGGGCGTCTCGGTGACCGTCGCTGATCCGCCCTCTCTCTCGCATCAGTGACCTGGTTCGTCCACAGTCAGTTCATCGCAATTCGCCTATCAATTGGGCCCTTGGATCGGGGGCTAGGAGTCGTACCAGAACGGATGGTCTCTGCTGTTTCGCCGACATGATGGGCACAGGCGTGGCGCAGACAGGCACAAGGAGATGATATCGGCAACTTGACGAAGCGGTGCAAAGATTTCAAGACCGCTTCCAAGCGTGGGAAAGGCGACGTGGAGGCTCCAATTCGATGGCAGTGTGGAGATGTGAAGTACCAGCAGCCACGCCAAAAGTTtaaaagaatgaagaggcTGTCGCCAGCTCTAGCTGTTAGCGTCGGTAGTGACCTCATACAGCCCCACAGCAACTTTTGTGCGCTGTCTTTTCTGCTACCCTGGAGTAGCATGAAAATTCGCATTTTGTTCACTGGTTTTGTGCACTGGGGTAATCATATTGGATTGAGAATGCTACTAAGATACATACTAGGTGCTCTTGCCTCTAAGAGAAACCACaactttccttctcttttcttttctttccctggGTTCTCTCTTATCTTATTCTTTTGCCATTCTCTTATACGGCTCTCCTAGCTCTCTTAAACTTGTATTCGCAGAAAAGCCGCTAGGAGTCCCCTTTTAGCGTG from Trichoderma atroviride chromosome 3, complete sequence encodes the following:
- a CDS encoding uncharacterized protein (EggNog:ENOG41~TransMembrane:1 (o532-554i)); its protein translation is MSAKQQRPSVLVTDARERADQRRSPRRPGTSSGTPGRTPMRFMTVDNILQHDTQIPSGQPRGPPMPAQRPHTSGGIAPNVRRISTGGLPSVPSRTGKPIPSRTTKISEKLVLLPVTDEGNEEDEELEGEAAANLRLQDEAGRPLRDEELDVLRKRGGIRGKSYAERLPKLQRTDKVSRLTAYCTAQAFKTKETAEFLKKKHEAKTKLYDDCLYAIYALPLMNGIEGYRVRSRPILKTPGTGKTVLDLEIERSEQRDHHEGYFDHDAYTSATEGSGDGQGRPSAFSDHPLSPDDGLLSPQSSYPPVDDGLPSHMNRLAPEAKNFAEMFVYSYGVVVFWNFTEHQEKDILADLTFADAEDGVNLLSRPLDQGDYETEEFHFEYSPDVQRPRIFNDMITLLPRSDHMIKLTISHAIAQSTKLCFFEERMIETMLDAQHVPKTLALTGELGMTRTEIVKIIGRLFKSRVDINLSSNILDVPNFFWDSEPTLHPLYEAIREYLEIDLRIKVLNERCRVFLDLAEILSDSDADAKMSYITWIIIALIVLSILVTVTEVGLRFVMLERSKRNEDNNSNNGTNCAGADVTWSTNGKPGEAVLTTPLLVAPPPAGLSVPVDRAGEKRHAALASSDLEILARALGLEGDATLENVRRGIWHLRKNRDSGSRYSGQMEDVD